Within the Rhizobium sp. BG4 genome, the region GGCCGTGTCTACCATCATTTTTGGGTGAAACAGCACAGCCGTTTACCGGAGGCGGGGCAGTGGGGCAAATAGCGGGCTTGCGGGCGTGTTGAAACTGATATCATTTGGCTGTCTCCGGTGGGAATCACGATAGACATTTAGCTGGACAAGCGCGCACGCGATCTGGACACGTTGCAGTATGGAAAGTGTTGCTGAAGAGCTACTTGAAGAGCTTATGAGCTATCTACGCGATGCAGCGGTCGAGGAAATTCTGCCGCGATTCCGATCTGTCTCCTCTGACTCGAAGCGTGCCAAGACAAGCTTTGACGATATCGTAACTGATGCGGATATTGCGTCCGAGCATCTGATTGCTGAAAAGCTGAGGACGAGGCTGCCCGACATCGTGATAATCGGCGAGGAAGCGGTGTCAGAAGATCCATCGTTGTTGGATCGTCTCTCCGGAGCCGACCTAGCCGCCGTCATTGATCCGTTAGACGGCACGTGGCATTTCGCACACGGTTCGCCGATGTTCGGCAGTATCCTGGCGATCGTATCACGGGGTAGAACCATCGCCGGCATTATACACTATCCGGTGCTTGGGGACTTCCTCATTGCCCGACCCGGCGGGGGCGCTTGGCATGTGGGGGCGGATGGAGCTTCCACGCGGCTGGCGGTCGCGGAGGCAGGTTCAGTAAATGAAATGCAAGGTTTTGCAGCAGTTCACGCATTCGAAGCTCAAACGCGCGCTTCGGTTGCGTTGGGCGTGTTGAACTTTAGCCGCGTCACATCTTGGCGCTGTTCAGCCTGGGAATACCGGATGTTGGCAACGGGTGCCATGAGCTTTTGCTTAAACGAAGGCATGAACCCATGGGATCACGCGGCTGGGATATTGATTCACGCGGAAGCGGGTGGTTATGCAGCAACCACTACGGGCCAGCCGTATCGACCATCAGTTGCAAAGGGTCACCTCCTAGCGGCGCCGGACAGCCAGTCGTGGAAGGCTATCCTCGAAGCACTATCCTATCGTTGATTTAGCGCCATTCTGCGCGGTCCACTGACATCGGTGAATGCGAGACGGGCTTGCCTCGACCGTAAGCCTCCAAATTGAAATGCTGAAGAGGATCACTGTGTCGTCTGATGCGTCGCGGAGACGATCGCGGAAACGTACGCTGGTGAGGTGGTTTAGTGGGTATCGTGCTACGCTCGTCGGAAGCCCGTTGAGCCTGAACGCTCGGAACAGGAAGGGCCTGGTCGATTGGCCATGTCGACGGCCACTAGATCGAAAAAGTCGGTAACTCCGACCGTCATCGGCAGACCAAGAGGTCGTGATTGTCCGCCGAGAACAACTGAAAGATCCATAAACCTTCAGGTGAAAAATTTAGAACGCTTCCTGTTTTGCAGACGCCGAGCCATACGGTCTGATATGGCCGCCGAGAGTAGAATGATCAGCAGCAATGCGGGCCCGGCCGTTATGCCGATCCATAGGCTCCGCTCGCCCCACTTGAGACAAATTCCAATGACACCAGCGCCAAATGAAGCTGCTAAGGCAAGTGCCAGCGATCCGACCGCGCCTCCTCCTAGCGCGGAGACGACTGTCCAAATAATGACACTGATAAACGCTAGGGACCACATCAAACCTCTCCATCGCTCGCGCCGTTTTAGAAGCCATTCGTTCACTTATCGTGAAAACGCGCTTAAGCTCGCTCGCGCCCTCGTCGACGACACTTCGTAGCGCCAGTCTGCGCTCAAGCCTATGCGTGAGCTTAGCGAGCGCGGGACGCTAATGACGGGCACGGGAAGTGGTCCATCGACGCCTAGCAGCTTTCCACTCTGCGAAAGATCTGCGGCGAGCTAGTCATTCAAATGCGGTATGGAAAATTTGGCATCTGCAGCGGCAATCCCGGCG harbors:
- a CDS encoding inositol monophosphatase, yielding MESVAEELLEELMSYLRDAAVEEILPRFRSVSSDSKRAKTSFDDIVTDADIASEHLIAEKLRTRLPDIVIIGEEAVSEDPSLLDRLSGADLAAVIDPLDGTWHFAHGSPMFGSILAIVSRGRTIAGIIHYPVLGDFLIARPGGGAWHVGADGASTRLAVAEAGSVNEMQGFAAVHAFEAQTRASVALGVLNFSRVTSWRCSAWEYRMLATGAMSFCLNEGMNPWDHAAGILIHAEAGGYAATTTGQPYRPSVAKGHLLAAPDSQSWKAILEALSYR